In Corylus avellana chromosome ca2, CavTom2PMs-1.0, the following proteins share a genomic window:
- the LOC132170967 gene encoding sugar carrier protein C-like, whose translation MPAVGGIPAGVPGREYPGNLTPYVLVTCIVAGMGGLIFGYDIGISGGVTSMDPFLIKFFPSVYRKKHSETTTDQYCQYDSETLTMFTSSLYLAALVSSIGASTVTRKFGRRLSMLFGGVLFFVGAILNGFAQAVWMLIVGRILLGLGIGFANQSVPLYLSETAPYKFRGALNIGFQLSITVGILIANVLNYFFAKIKGGWGWRLSLGGAVVPALIITIGSLVLPDTPNSMIERGKQDEAKTQLKRVRGVDDVEDEFSDLVAASEASRLVEHPWTNLLERKYRPHLSMAILIPFFQQFTGINVIMFYAPVLFNTIGFGDNASLMSAVITGIVNVVATMVSIYGVDKWGRRFLFLEGGAQMLICQLVVAISIAAKFGVSGNPGELPKWYAIVVVLFICIYVAGFAWSWGPLGWLVPSEIFPLEIRSAAQSINVSVNMIFTFIVAQAFLAMLCRMKFGLFLFFAFFVVAMSIFIFFFLPETKNIPIEEMNKVWKSHWYWSRFVNDDDDYPNVEMSKGAQATKNV comes from the exons ATGCCTGCCGTAGGAGGAATTCCGGCGGGTGTGCCAGGCAGGGAGTACCCGGGAAACCTCACTCCATATGTGCTTGTAACATGTATCGTGGCGGGCATGGGGGGTTTGATTTTCGGCTACGATATTGGAATTTCTG GTGGGGTCACGTCCATGGACCCGTTCTTGATAAAGTTCTTCCCGTCGGTGTACCGGAAGAAGCATTCGGAGACGACCACCGACCAGTACTGTCAATATGACAGCGAGACCCTGACCATGTTCACGTCGTCGCTGTATTTGGCTGCTCTCGTATCATCGATCGGGGCGTCCACTGTGACACGTAAATTCGGACGAAGGTTGTCCATGCTGTTCGGAGGTGTGCTCTTCTTCGTGGGTGCCATCCTCAATGGTTTTGCCCAAGCGGTCTGGATGCTCATCGTCGGCCGAATTTTGCTTGGTCTCGGTATTGGGTTTGCCAATCAG TCTGTGCCACTCTACCTCTCAGAGACGGCTCCTTACAAATTCAGAGGTGCTCTAAACATTGGCTTCCAACTATCAATCACAGTTGGTATCCTTATTGCCAATGTGTTGAACTACTTCTTTGCCAAGATCAAGGGTGGCTGGGGATGGCGGTTGAGTTTGGGTGGAGCCGTGGTCCCTGCCCTTATAATCACCATTGGTTCACTAGTCCTTCCTGATACACCCAACTCCATGATTGAGCGTGGTAAACAGGATGAGGCCAAAACTCAACTAAAAAGAGTTAGAGGCGTTGATGATGTTGAGGATGAGTTCAGTGACCTTGTTGCGGCAAGTGAAGCATCAAGGCTTGTGGAGCACCCTTGGACTAACTTGTTGGAAAGAAAATACAGACCCCACCTCTCCATGGCCATCTTAATTCCCTTCTTTCAGCAGTTCACTGGAATCAATGTCATCATGTTCTATGCACCTGTTTTGTTTAACACCATTGGATTCGGAGATAATGCTTCCCTCATGTCTGCTGTGATTACCGGCATTGTTAATGTTGTTGCAACCATGGTTTCCATTTATGGTGTTGATAAGTGGGGAAGAAGGTTCCTTTTCCTTGAGGGTGGAGCTCAGATGCTCATATGCCAG CTTGTTGTTGCAATTTCAATTGCTGCTAAATTTGGAGTAAGTGGTAATCCAGGTGAATTGCCCAAGTGGTATGCAATTGTTGTGGTGCTTTTCATTTGCATCTACGTAGCAGGATTTGCCTGGTCTTGGGGACCCCTCGGGTGGCTGGTGCCTAGTGAAATTTTCCCTCTGGAAATCCGATCTGCTGCTCAAAGTATAAACGTGTCAGTGAACATGATCTTCACATTTATTGTTGCCCAAGCCTTCTTAGCAATGCTGTGCCGCATGAAGTTCGGGTTGTTCCTCTTCTTCGCCTTCTTTGTGGTGGCGATGTCcatttttatcttcttcttcttgcctGAGACAAAGAACATCCCAATTGAAGAGATGAACAAAGTATGGAAGTCCCACTGGTACTGGTCCAGATTCgtgaatgatgatgatgattaccCTAACGTGGAGATGTCCAAGGGAGCCCAGGCTACGAAAAACGTCTGA